CGGGTCGAGGATGCCGGGCGCCGCGACGACGCCCTGCCGCGAGCGGCGCCGCATCGAGTCGAGCGCGCCGACGACGAGCGCGTCGAGCTTCGCGTCGCGGCCGAGCTGGTGGTAGACGCGCTTCGCCTTCGCCAGGCACTTCGGGATCTCGTCCGCGAGCTCCGAGACGGGGAACGCCTCGTCGGCGCCGAAGTCGGCCTTCGCGCCCTCGACGCCCGGGCGGTAGCCCGTCCAGATCTCGGCCTCCTTCTCGCGCGCCTGCACGAAGAGCGTGAACGGCGGGCCGCCGTCGGTGCGCAGCACGGCGACGGCGTCGGGATGGTCGAAGCCCGTGAGGTACCAGAAGTCGCTGTCCTGGCGGAACGGGTACTCGGTGTCGTTCGCGCGCGTCGCGAGCCGCGCGCCGACGACGACGGCGACCGCGTCCCGGCCCATCGCGTCGAGGACGCGCTGTCGGCGTTCGGCGAACACGCGCGGAGTCTACACGCGCTATCGCGGCGGCGCGGCCGCCGCGCACTCGACGGCGACGGCGTCGTCGCACACGGTGGCGCAGAGGTCGCCGGCGGGCGTCGCCGCCGCTGCGTAGTAGAGCCCCGCGGCGCCGTCGCGCGCGCTCGCGTGACGCGGCATGCGGAGCGACTCGACGCGGCCTTCGCGGACGACGTGGACGATGCCCGACCAGCGCGTCACGAGCACGGCGCCGTCGCCCGCGAACGCGACGTCCTGCACGAAGTCGAGCGCGCGCGGGAAGTGCGCGTCGAGGAGCAGGCCGCGGCCCGGCGCGACGAGCGCGTGCGGATCCGCGCCGCCCGCGAGCTCGGCGAGGCGCAGCTCGTCGCCGACCACGACCGCCCCGACGCCGCGCGCGCCGACGCCCGCGCCGTCTCCCGCGCCTCTGCCCGCCTGCGGCGCGGGCGCGGGTGCGAAGCGCACGAACTGGAGCTCGACTTCGCGGCCTTCGGCGTCGGCCTCGATGCGCGCCCGTTCGCGTCCGTGCGCGTCGAGCACGATCGCGGGGTGGAGCGATGCGGGCGCGGGCGCGTCGTCGCGCCGCCGGACGAGGTCGGTCGCGATCCACCAGCGCGCGCCGCCCGGATCCCAGGCGATCGTCTTGGGTGCGACGACGAAGCCGTCGGGCGGCGCGAGCGGGGCCTCGAGCACGAGCGCGCCGTCGGGCGCGAACACGACGAGCGAGCCGGTCGCGTCCGGGTCGCCGCCCGTGCCGCCGTAGCGCGACACGCCGATGGCGCCGCCGGGCCCGAGCGCGAGCTCGTTCAGCCCGAGCCCGAGCGCGCCCAGGTGCACGACCGCGCCGCTCGCGGGCTCGACCCAGCCCGCCGGCTCGAAGAAGGTCGTGAAGTAGACGCGGCCGTTCGGGTGCGGGAGCACGTCCCACGTCCCGGCGCGCGCGCCGGCCGCGGCAGCGACGTCGAGCGGCGCGAGCATGCGCTCGCTCCGCAGGTCGAAGCGGCCGACGGCCTGCGGGCCGGGCGCGCGCAGGTCGCCCGACGGGTCGCCGCCCGCGTCGCGCATCGCGCTCCAGAACGGCGCCATCCCGAAGTAGAGGACGCCGTCGCGCGCCTCGCCGTACCAGGCGCAGTACCGCTCGCTCGCGCTCTCGAGGATGGAGGGCGGGAGGAAGTGGAAGGAGCGCCGCGCGGCCGGTGCGGGCTCGGGCGGCGTCGCGGCGTGCCCGGCGCAGCCGCCCGCCGCTCCGAGCAGGCCCAACCCGAGCGCGGCCGCGGCGGCCGCAGCGAGCGCGGCCCTGCCTGTCGCAGCGAGCGGGGCCCCGCCGGCCGCAGCGAGCGTCGCCGCGGCGGTCGCGGCGCGCGCCGTTGCCGCGCGGGCCGCGCGTGGGACCCGGAATGCGAACGCGATCGCGCCCGAGGTCGCCCCGCCCGCCATGACCGCGCCGCACCGCCGACCGGCCAGGGCGCCGCCGCGAGTGGCACCGCCGCCGGATGTGGCATCTATCCCAAACATACGATTCTGAACATGTTTCCGAGACAGGGTCGCCCCGCATCCGGAGGGTGCACTCGTCGTGGGTGCATCCGTGGTTGGCAGAGGACGGCGCCGGGCCGGGCCGCCGGACCGCGATGAATCGCGGACTTGGCCCGCGATCACCGCGCCCACGCCTTGGCACGCATCCTGCTCTAGCCCCCGACCGTCAGGAGATCTGATACGGCCGGGTCGGGGATTAAACGGGCGCGTTCCCCGGCCCGGTCGGTTTCCTGGCCGAGGACCCGAGACCCAAGGCGCTTTCCCCCAGATCGCATCCTTCCCTCTTCCTCGCCAGACAGATCTACCCGAACCACGGGCCCCGGCTGAAGGTCAGCCGGGGCCTTTTTCGTTCCGGGCGCGAGCGAGAGAGCGGATGCGAGTGCGCACGCCGCGCCGACTCAGCGCCGTTGCCGACGCCGCGACCGAGCCGCGAGCGCCGCGAGCCCGACGGCCGCGAGCGCGCCCGTGCCCGGCTCGGGGATGACGGCGACCCATGCCTCGGTGAAGCCACTCGGGTTGGTGCCGTAGCCGACGATCGTCCTTCCGTCGGCCGAGACTCCGTAGGCGTAGGAGAGGATCCAGCCCGCGAGATCGACGCCGAGTGAGCCGAGCACGACGTCGAGCTCTCGCATCCCGTCGCCGGCGGTCCACAGGAACGCCTCGTCTCCGGATGCGCTGCTGCCCTTGCCGACGATCGTCGCGCCATCGGCGGATACGCCATAGGCGACGCTGTCGAAGCTGCCGCCGGCGAGGTCGCCCAGGCCGACCATGCCGTCGGCCGTCGTCCAGCGGAACGCCTCGAGTCCGGATGCGCTCGTGCCCGCACCGACGATCGTGGAGCCATCGGCGGACACTCGGTTGGCAACGCTGAAGTAGTCCCCGCCGGCGAAATCACCGAGCCCGATCATGTCGTCGCCCTCGGTCCAGCGGAACGCCTCGATTCCGGATGCACTGGTGCCGTAGCCGACGACGGTGAGGCCATCGGCGGAGATGCCCGTGGCCAGGCTGTTGGAGCTCCCGCCGGCGAGGTCGCCGAGGCCGACCATGCCGCCGCTCGCCGTCCAGCGGTACGCCTCGGATCCGAACGGGCTGCTTCTGTACCCGACGATGCTGTTGCCATCGGCAGAGGCGTCGTTCGCGCTGGTACCGATGAAGAAGGTGGTGAGGCCGCCGAGCTCGACGATGCCTCCGCCCGCGGTCCAGCGGACCGCCTCGCCAGCGGACGCGCTGATGCTGTAGCCGACGATGGTCGAGCCATCGCCGGACACGCCGTAGGCGACGCTATGGGAGCGTCCGCCGGCGAGCTCGCCGAGCCCGACCATGCCACCGCCCGAAGTCCAGCGGAACGCCTCGAATCCAGATGCACTGGTGCCGTAGCCGACGACGCTGGAGCCGTCGGCGGACGCAGCGAGCGCAACGCTGTGGAAGGCCCCACCCGCGAAATCCCCGAGCCCCGTGAACGAGACTGCAGAACCCTCGTTAGGTGAGATGGAGAGACCGACGAGCACGCCGAGCAGCGGGAGCCGCGAGACGATGCGGCGCAGCGGGCACGAACGCGGCCGGAGCATCGAGGCCTCCCCTCCCGAGCAGCGAGCGAGGCCGAGGAGCACTCGCTCCTGGCGCGGGAAGGCTGCGACCGCGAGCCGCGAGCCGCGCGCGAAAGCGCGGCCGACGTTAGTCCGCCGCGCCGTCGTCCTCGGCGTCGCCCGCGCGGTCGGCGAGGACGCCGGCGACCTCGTCGCCGAACTCCTTCGCGAACCAGCCCTTGATCTCCTTGCGGCCGTCGAGGGCGGCGGCGGAATCGGGCGGGTCGATGGCCATGGCCTCGAGGGCGGAGTTCGGGCAGAGGACGCCGGGGTCGAGGCCGAGCTCGCCGGCGCGCGTCGTGCGCCAGCGCTTGAGGTGGGTGAGGCGGCGCTCGGCGCGGCGGTCCATGCGGCGGCGGCCGTTGCCCTCGAGCTTCGGGATGGGCCCGTGGCCCTCCTTCTTGCCCTCGCGCACGGCCTCGAGGAGGTCGCTGCCCATGCGGCGCACGATGAGCTCGGAGACGCCCTTGATCTCGGCGAGCGCGGCCTGCGTGCGCGGCTTCGCCTCGGCGATGTCGAGCAGCGTGCGGTTGCCGAGCACCTTGAAGGGCGGGCGGTCGATCTCTCTCGCGCGCTTGTCGCGCAGCAGATAGAGCTCGCGCAGCACGCCCAACGACTTCGGGTCGAGCTTCTTGGCGCCCTTGATGCGCAGGTAGCCGAGCTTGTCGAAGCCGCGGCTCGGCCACTGGCGCTTCGTGAGCGCTTCGAACTCGGCCTGCGCCCACTCGAGCCGCTTCGCCTTGCGCAGCTCCCTCTCGAGCTTGTCCGTCAGGCGGATGAGGTACTGCACGTCGGACGCGGCGTAGGTGAGCTGCTCGTCGGTGAGCGGGCGGCGCGACCAGTCGGAGCGCTGCTCGTCCTTCGGCAGCTTCACGCCGAAGTGGTGCTCGATCAGCGCCGAGAGCCCGACGGCCGGGTAGCCGAGCAGCTGCGCGCTCACCATCGTGTCGAACAGGTTCGCGAACTCGAAGCCGCAGTCGCGCTTCAGCACGTAGATGTCGTACTCGGCGGCGTGGAAGACGACGCGCACGTCGGGCGAGGCGAAGAGCGGCGCGAGCGGCGCCAGCTCCGACGGCCCGCCGAGCGCGAGCGGGTCGACGAGGTACGTGTTCTTCGCGGTGGCGATCTGGACGAGGCAGGTCTTGTCGAAGTAGTGGTAGAAGCTGTCGGCCTCGGTATCGACGGCGACGATCTTCTCTTTCAGGAGATCCTGAGCGAGAGCCTCGAGGTCGCTCTGCCGCTCGATGATCACGAAATCTGCCACCATGCCCTCGACTGGATCCAAGCCAGGATCCTTCTGCTCGAGCTCGAAGAAACCGCGGTCGGGCCCGGCGATGGAGGGAAGGCTCTCCGGGGCCCCGTCCGGCGTCGAGGAGGGCGTCGGCCGGACGCGCCGACTCTAGCCGACGCCCCATGCCCCCGAAACGGGCGAAGTCCGCCCCTATACTCGCCGGCCGTGCACGCGCTCGTGGAGGTCGACGGCAGCCCGCGCCCGGAGCAGGCGATCGAGCGGGCGGCCGAGCGGCTCGCCGGCCAGCTCGCTGGCAGCCCCGCCGATGGGCCTGCGGGCGCGCGGCCTTCGGGCGCCGCGCCGGGCTGCGACCTCGCCCTCCTCTTCGCGACCTCCTCCCACGGCGCGCTCGAGCGCGACGCGGCCGAGGCCCTCGGCCGTGCGCTCGGCGCGCGCGAGGTCGCGGCGGCACAGGTGGGCGGGCTGCTCGCCCCCGGCCACGAGCGGGTCGGCCTCCCGGGCGTCGGCATCGTCGCGCTTCGCGGCGGCTCGCGCGTCCACGCGGTCGACGACGCGCGCGGTCGCGAGGCCGAGGTCGGCGAGGAGCTCGCCCACGCGCTCGGCCCGTTCGACGCCGCGGGCCGCGACGCGCTGCTCGTCGTCGCCTGCGCCGGCGAGCTCGACGCGCGCGCGCTCGTGCGCGGCCTCGCGGCCTGCGCGCCGGCGCGTGTGTTAGGCGCGGGCGTCGAGGGGCCCGGCGGTGGCGCGGCCACCATCGTCGCGAACGGCGAGCGGGTGCGCGGCGGCGTGCTCGGGGTGCGCGTGCGCGGGGGTGCGCCGCCCGCCGTCGAGCTCGCGCCCGGCGTGCGGCTCGGCCCGCCGCTGCGCGTCGGGCGCGCGAGCGGCCACTGGGTGCACGAGCTCGAGGGCGCGAGCGCGCTCGAGGAGCTGCGCGACGCGGCGGGCGCGCTCTGGGACGACGAGCGCCGCGCGCTGCGCAGCGTGCTCGTCGCGCTCCCGCCGCCGCCGTGCGC
This genomic interval from Myxococcota bacterium contains the following:
- a CDS encoding PEP-CTERM sorting domain-containing protein — its product is MLRPRSCPLRRIVSRLPLLGVLVGLSISPNEGSAVSFTGLGDFAGGAFHSVALAASADGSSVVGYGTSASGFEAFRWTSGGGMVGLGELAGGRSHSVAYGVSGDGSTIVGYSISASAGEAVRWTAGGGIVELGGLTTFFIGTSANDASADGNSIVGYRSSPFGSEAYRWTASGGMVGLGDLAGGSSNSLATGISADGLTVVGYGTSASGIEAFRWTEGDDMIGLGDFAGGDYFSVANRVSADGSTIVGAGTSASGLEAFRWTTADGMVGLGDLAGGSFDSVAYGVSADGATIVGKGSSASGDEAFLWTAGDGMRELDVVLGSLGVDLAGWILSYAYGVSADGRTIVGYGTNPSGFTEAWVAVIPEPGTGALAAVGLAALAARSRRRQRR
- a CDS encoding FIST C-terminal domain-containing protein: MHALVEVDGSPRPEQAIERAAERLAGQLAGSPADGPAGARPSGAAPGCDLALLFATSSHGALERDAAEALGRALGAREVAAAQVGGLLAPGHERVGLPGVGIVALRGGSRVHAVDDARGREAEVGEELAHALGPFDAAGRDALLVVACAGELDARALVRGLAACAPARVLGAGVEGPGGGAATIVANGERVRGGVLGVRVRGGAPPAVELAPGVRLGPPLRVGRASGHWVHELEGASALEELRDAAGALWDDERRALRSVLVALPPPPCADAACASHAAQAGSALEAAPHPAHVRAIVGIDAAAGAIALPEPVREGSLLAFAHRDALAARDALSAAAERLREAPRAAPAALGLALSCARRGTALFGEDGLEAAYLARAFGAAPWLGLVGAWQVGPAPCGGAGPAAAALHPSLMTHTGVLAALGGAEPDPLQPDGGPW
- a CDS encoding HRDC domain-containing protein; translation: MDPVEGMVADFVIIERQSDLEALAQDLLKEKIVAVDTEADSFYHYFDKTCLVQIATAKNTYLVDPLALGGPSELAPLAPLFASPDVRVVFHAAEYDIYVLKRDCGFEFANLFDTMVSAQLLGYPAVGLSALIEHHFGVKLPKDEQRSDWSRRPLTDEQLTYAASDVQYLIRLTDKLERELRKAKRLEWAQAEFEALTKRQWPSRGFDKLGYLRIKGAKKLDPKSLGVLRELYLLRDKRAREIDRPPFKVLGNRTLLDIAEAKPRTQAALAEIKGVSELIVRRMGSDLLEAVREGKKEGHGPIPKLEGNGRRRMDRRAERRLTHLKRWRTTRAGELGLDPGVLCPNSALEAMAIDPPDSAAALDGRKEIKGWFAKEFGDEVAGVLADRAGDAEDDGAAD